The DNA sequence GTGTGAGTCAAGTCACTCAAGAGTGGGATGTTAATTTTGCCAAGACCTCCCTCCTTGCGTGGAGTATTAATAAAAGctaaatgagtaaaatgggAGTCCACTGAACAGGCAATGACTtctgtatttattttcctGAATTCTTCAATTCTTTCGGAAAACGCTAAAATTTCCGTGGGGCATACAAAGGtactgtaatataaaaatgtagttttaaaatgataaatttaaatgtttttaaaatttgctttttaaattttacttacaaGTCCAGGGGGTAGAAGAAGAATACTACATATTTTCCTTTGAAGCTTGATAGGGATAGTTGTGTGATTTCTCCATTTACAACAGCAGTTGCCTCCCACTCAGGGGCCGGTtttgaaactaaaaattagTAAGATATGTGCaactttaacaataattaatgaataaaataagtcaaaattaaatattttctgtatGAGAAATTCAAAACTTACTCATGgcttttgtaaattgtaatttatgatCAATTCTTCTGGCGCCGCCGGGAAAAACATTGCCGCTACCGAAGGAATAGCACGAATCTGATTCAAAGAGTGTTGAAAAACTTCTAGAAGTGAAgtatattagaaaaataatcgctatttctataaatttcattttagaaattattaaaaaattatgtttaatctTATCAATAAAACGAGTTATCGAAAATCGACACCAATCGACAcgttaacaa is a window from the Colias croceus chromosome 7, ilColCroc2.1 genome containing:
- the LOC123693004 gene encoding peroxiredoxin-2, producing MKFIEIAIIFLIYFTSRSFSTLFESDSCYSFGSGNVFPGGARRIDHKLQFTKAMISKPAPEWEATAVVNGEITQLSLSSFKGKYVVFFFYPLDFTFVCPTEILAFSERIEEFRKINTEVIACSVDSHFTHLAFINTPRKEGGLGKINIPLLSDLTHTIAKDYGVYLEDLGHTLRGLFIIDDKGILRQITMNDLPVGRSVDETLRLVQAFQYTDNHGEVCPAGWKPGQDTIIPNPDEKKKYFEKVAKN